A single Oncorhynchus kisutch isolate 150728-3 linkage group LG19, Okis_V2, whole genome shotgun sequence DNA region contains:
- the LOC109883887 gene encoding decorin-like: MRSACLSLLLVTACWSLPFRQSGFLDFMMEDEAGSGLPEVPSEPSVDIPTMPEGPKCPFRCQCHLRVVQCSDLGLKSVPDEIPADSTLLDLQNNKITEIKENDFKTLKGLQTLILVNNQITTIHPKAFLPLGKLQRLYLSKNHLKEMPANMPKSLQELRIHENEITKIKKASFEGMAQVIVMELGSNPLKSAGVEAGAFGALKKVSYIRIADTNLTEIPKGLPSSLSELHLDSNKITKVQADNLKGLKNLAKLGLSYNEISQVENGSLAMVPHLRELHLDNNALTTVPAGLPDHKYIQVIYLHSNKIGVVGTQDFCPPGYNTKKAMYSGISLFSNPVPYWEVQPITFRCVFDRSAIQLGNYRKK; encoded by the exons ATGAGGTCAGCCTGTCTCTCCCTGCTCCTGGTCACAGCGTGCTGGTCACTTCCCTTCCGCCAGTCGGGCTTCCTGGACTTCATGATGGAGGATGAGGCGGGCTCTGGCTTGCCAGAGGTGCCCAGCGAGCCCAGCGTGGACATCCCCACCATGCCCGAAGGACCCAAGTGCCCCTTCCGCTGCCAGTGCCACCTGCGCGTGGTGCAGTGCTCCGACTTAG GGCTGAAGAGTGTTCCAGATGAGATCCCAGCAGACAGCACCCTGCTGGACCTGCAGAACAACAAGATCACTGAGATCAAGGAGAATGACTTCAAGACTCTGAAGGGACTCCAA ACCCTGATCCTGGTGAACAACCAGATCACCACAATCCACCCCAAGGCCTTCCTTCCCCTGGGCAAGCTGCAGCGCCTCTACCTCTCCAAGAACCACCTCAAGGAAATGCCCGCCAACATGCCCAAGAGCCTGCAGGAGCTTCGCATCCACGAGAACGAGATCACTAAGATCAAGAAGGCCTCCTTCGAGGGCATGGCCCAGGTCATCGTCATGG AGCTCGGCTCCAACCCCCTGAAGAGTGCAGGGGTTGAGGCTGGGGCGTTCGGGGCCCTGAAGAAGGTCTCATACATCCGCATTGCAGacaccaacctgacagagatccCCAAAG GtctgccctcctccctctccgAGCTCCACCTGGACAGCAACAAGATCACCAAGGTGCAGGCGGACAACCTGAAGGGCCTCAAGAACCTGGCTAA GCTGGGTCTAAGCTACAATGAGATCAGCCAGGTGGAGAACGGTTCTCTGGCCATGGTTCCTCACCTCAGAGAGCTTCACCTGGACAACAATGCCCTGACCACCGTGCCTGCAGGCCTGCCTGACCACAAGTACATCCAG GTGATCTACCTCCACAGCAACAAGATAGGGGTGGTGGGAACCCAGGACTTCTGCCCACCGGGCTACAATACCAAGAAGGCCATGTACTCTGGCATCAGCCTGTTCTCCAACCCCGTCCCTTACTGGGAGGTGCAGCCCATCACCTTCCGCTGTGTGTTCGACCGCTCCGCCATCCAGCTGGGCAactacaggaagaaatag